The window AGTCTATTTTCTTCTGTGAATTTTGTAGAGCCACCTCTTAAAGCGTCAGATACTGTTCCTTGAAGACCTTCAACTTTTACATTTTGTCTATTTTCAGAAAAATTTGCTATATAAAAAATGGTCTCACCATCTTTTTCTCTTTTAATAGCATAAATGCTTGAATCATCGCTAGTTTTTAATCGTTCATAACTTGCGGCATTTTTTCCACCGTGTAATGCAGGGTTATTAGCCTTAAGCGCTCCTAACTTTTTCATGATGTCCCAAGTTTTACCTTTGGTTTTAGGAATGGTATCTTTCTCAAAGAATTTTAATCGGTAGTCCATATCGTATTCTTGACCAGAATAAATTAATGGCATTCCAGGAATCACATAAGAGAACGCTAGCATAGTTTGCGCCTTATCTCCCATTCTTTCATTTACAGATCCGTTCCATGAATTTTCATCATGATTAGTAATGAAATTCATTAAGATATCATCTTCCTCATAGTTTTCTTTATTCCGTTGCATGTACTCGTCCCATTTATCAACTGTAGCTTTTCCTTGAGCTAGTTCATTCATAATGTGATGTCCTTCCCAGTTGTAACCCATATCAAAAGCCTGTCTGAAAAGATCTTTCTTTTCACTTTCTGCCAGCATAAATAAAGGCTTCTGTTTCTGCAGGTTTTCACTCGCATAATTCCAAAACTCTGTAGGAACCTCATGAGCTACATCACATCTAAAACCATCAATATCAAATTCTGTTACCCAATGCGTCATTGCACCAGTCATAGCGTCCCATAAATCGTGATTATCGTAATTAAGATCAGCGGTATCTGTCCAGTCTGTTCCTGCTGGATGCATCATTTTGCCGTTTTCATCTTTGGTATAAAAATCTGGATACTTCTTCATCCATACATTGTCCCAACCGGTGTGATTTGCTACCCAATCAAGAATAACATACATACCATTATCGTGAGCAGTTTTTATTAAATTCATTAGATCTGCATCGGTACCTAAATCCGGATTCACCTTTTCATAATTTGCTATTGCATAATAACTACCTAGGTATTTTTCTCTCTCTTTAGGATCTTTGATATCTTCTACCAGTAAATCACCATGAGCTTTTCTATTCTTTTCAGATATAGGAAAAATAGGCATCAACCAGATCACTTTTACACCTAACTCTTTAAGCTGTGGTATGTCTTTTGTAAACTCATTAAAAGTTCCTTCTGGCGAGTATTGTCTTATGTTTGCCTCATAAATAATCGCATTTTCAAGATCTTCATCTTGAATAGGTGTGTAGGCAACTTCTGTTGTTTCTTCTAACTCAACGGTCTCTTTTTTGTCTTCTTTACAAGCAAAAATTAGGGTCAATGTTAATAATCCTAAAATGTATTTTTTCATTTACTTTATTTTAATTGTTACGATCAAATTTCAATATTAGTTTTTAAATGAGAAAAGTATCACTTCTTTTCTTCACTTTTTTCATCCTTCATTTGCAAAATCATGAAGTTACCAGGTTTTATCTGGATGTTCTTATCTGTTACCACAGCGTTTATTGCAGTACCGCTTTCGCGAAAGCGTTCATTATTAGCAACCATATTTAAGATCAATCCTGTCTCGTTAAAGAAAACTGTGGTTTGCTCTCCAAAATAGCGACGTTGAATGTCCAAAATACCATTACTCTCTGACATCACTTGAGTCGTCCCGTATAAAAGCGACATGGAATTACGCCTCAGTTTTACTAATTCCTGAACCAACTCGCGCAGGTTTGTCTCCCGATCAGAAAGGTTATCAAACTTCATCATCCTGCGGTTATCAGGATCGTTTGCACCTATCGAGCCATATTCATCACCATAATAAATCACTGGCACGCCTGGCATGGTCATATTAAAAGCCTGCAACATACCTAATCGGTCATAAGCGGTAGAATCACTCATGACTATGTCTCGTGTCCAGCCAGCTTTCTTTGCGTCTTCATCAAATCTCACATCGCCACTCGCATAACTTATGAATCGTGCACGATCTTGATTTCCTGAAATATTTCCCATCAAATGATGGTGACCGTAATACTCTAATCCTTTTTTTAAGGTTTCTGTCAAGTTTGCATAATCGCTATCCGCTTTCGCGAAAGCGGAAACAGCAGCATCATACTGATTAAAATCAAACTGCGCATCTAGCATTCCTGTACTTACATAGCTTCTAATCAAATCGTAAGAACCGTAAGTTTCTCCTATTTGATAAATAGGCCTGTCGGTATTATTGCGTACTTTTTGAGTCAATGTTCTCCAATATTCTTCTGGCACATGTTTGGTCGCATCATGACGAAATCCATCTAATTTATACTCGGTAACCCAATACAAAGCACTATCTGTCATTTTTTCTACCACTTCTGGTTTAGAAAAATCGAGCGTAGGCATAAACGTATCAAACCAAGTGGTTAACCTTTGGTCGTCCCATCGCTCTGTGTTTAAACTTCCATCTTCAAGATATAAGTTAGTCGCCCATTCTGGATGATTTTTATAAACAGGATGCTCTTCATGAACATGATTTGCCACATAATCGAGAATCACATTCATGTCTCTTTTATGTGCTTCTTCAATGATCTCTTTCATGACTTTTTCATCACCAAAACGGTAATCTACCTTTGTATTAGAAATAGGCCAGTAACCGTGGTAACCGCTAAATTTTGTGCGCGGCTCTGGCCACAAGCCGTATGCACCTTCTGGATTCTGAGTAATAGGTGATAACCAAATCGTGTTGATTCCCATTTCTTCAAAGTAGCCGTCATTTATTTTCTCCAACACACCAGCCAGATCACCACCCATGTAATTGGCTGCGGGCAAAATCTCTGGATCGGGAACTGGTTTAGTATTGGATGTGTCTCCGTCTAGAAAACGATCTACCATCATAAAGTACAATACTTGAGTATGGAAATCGCTTCTAGCTAGTTTTGTTGGATCTTTTACAACCTGGCTGTCTTGCACTGGAATCAAAAGGTCGTTTGTGCGGCCATTTTCATCGCTGGCATAAACACGTACGAGTTGTGTTTTAGAAATACGGTCAGAGAAATCTACTTTAGGTAGTTGCACTGTGAATGTGTTTCCTTCTTTTTGAGCTTCTATTTTTTGGTTTTCATAGAGAATCACAACGTTATCTAATTCTCCAGTAGACTGAAAAGTAAATCCTTGATCTAGAATCTCTCCGTAGGACAATTGTGCTGGATTTGCTTTACGGCTGTTATCAATAACACGATTAAAACCGCCCATTCCATTGCTAACCACGTTAGGCTCATTTCCTGTTAGTTTTTCTTCTTTTCCACCTTCCAGAAATAGGTATTGGAATTTACCTTGTGGAACTGTTGCTCGATATATGATTTTACCATCAACCACTTCTGTATCTTGTGGTGCCCAATTGGTAAACTCTCCTTTTATTCGGACGTTTTTAAAATTCCCAGAATATGGAATTTCTATTGTTTTGCTCGTGCTTCTAAAAACAGGAATATCGTTTCTTATTCCTTTTGTCCATAAAGTGATGTGTGTTACAAATGGTGCGCCTCCTATCTCTATTTCATCTACTTCAAATGTAAAAACGCTATCAATATTTACGCCTTCTCGTTGTGCTATCCCTACATTTAAACTTATGCTATCTGGTTTTATATCACCCAAATAATCGGCATAGATTAGCTCTGTATTTCCCGTAGCATTTTCATAAATAGGCGTAGTCATCACCTGGATAACACTGGCTTTTGCTAACTCTTCTTCTTTTTTAGTATCGCAGCTTAGAATTAAAATTGCGATGAGTAGGATTAGTATGTTTTTCATTTTATATTTTCAATCTAAATGTTTCACTTATGCGCAAGCCCCATTGTCCTGCGGACATTTCCCCAAAGGGGAAAATTTTACTGTGTCGCTCTGCTCCTTCTTTAGTTCCCATTGTCTTTTCTTCGACATGCTCAGTACAAGGCGGAAATTATGCATTCCTCTCCTTTTCACTAATGTGTTTTCACTCTTGCGCCAACACCCTTTGTCCTGCGGACACTATGCATTCCTCTCGCAAAAAGCTCGTCGGATGCAAGAAGGGAAACCTAGAAACAAACATCTCGATGCAGCCAACCTCACAGGTTTTGAAAACCTGTGAGGTTTGGCGGTAATTTAATTAAAACCATCTTGGTCCACTACCTCGATGATCTAGATCTATAACTAAACTCGTTTTCCCTTTAACCTTGATGTTTTTTGTCAAATCAAATAGCTCGTTTGTTAAGATATCCTGACCTTTTTTTCTTCCATCAATACCTTCTGCGAACTTATTCAAATCTAAAGTGACTTGTTCTGTATTATTATTAATGATTATCATAACTCTACTTTCATGTAAAGCTAAACCGACTTGTCCCGTAGATCGCAGCTCTTCATGAGCATACCTAAAATAGACATAACAATTATTCTCTGGAACATATTGTAGTAATTTGCCGTTATGGATTACTTCTTTATTCCTTCTGTAATTGAGTAGTTTTTTAGTGAAATCTTGATAGGCTTTTTGCTCTTTTGATGGTTTATCAAATGCATTTACAACATCGCCGTTCCAGCCACCAGGGAAATCTCTACGTATATCGCCATCACCATCAGTATCTCTATTTCCTCCCATTCCTATCTCGTCACCATAATAGATTTGTGGAATTCCTCTAGTGGTTAAAACTAAAGTCATGGCTAGTTTGTATTTGGCAAGGTCACCGTTATACAATCCGTTACCGTTGATGCGATTAGTATCGTGGTTTCCTGCAAAAACTAAGATGTTATCAATATCTGGATATAAGAAGTCGTTGACAAAATTCTCATACACCTTTGACATTCCTTTGTCCCAGCCTTGTTCATTTTCATTAAAAGCAACCATAATAGCATCGTGTAGCGTAAAATCCATGACACTAGGTAGATGTGTATTGTAATCTTGAATAGCGGCAATTTTTGAGTCTTTTTGCCAGTAAGCAATTTGAGCCTGATCATGCAACCATGTTTCTCCTACGATATTGAAATTAGGATATTCATCCATGATTGCTTTGGTCCATTTTGCGATTCCTTCTTTCTCGTTGTAAGAATAAGTATCTACTCTCAAACCATCTAAACCAGCGTACTCAATCCACCAAATGGTATTCTGAATCAAATAATTTAATGCTAAAGGTTCGCTTTGATTGATATCTGGCATGGTGCTTACAAACCAACCTTTTTCTGCATAAATGGCATCTCTTTTACTTACGTTTGGGTCCATTTGTGTGGTCTGTCGGTAAGAAGAATTTGCATATCCAGCTACTGGGAAGTCCTTGCCTTCATTATCATCAAATTGATGAATCCAAGTTTTCGTCGGCAAATCTTGCATCATCCAGTGCGTCGCGCCCCAATGATTAGTCACATAATCCATGATCAACTTCATATCACGTTTATGCAATTCATCACCAAGACGTTTATAATCTTCATTAGTTCCATAACGTGGATCGATCTTGTATAAATCACTTTGCGCATAGGTATGATAAGAGTAACGCGCATCATTATCTTCTAACAATGGCGTACTCCAGATGGCAGTTGCCCCTAAATCATCAATATAATCTAGATGATCGATAATTCCTTGAATATCGCCACCATGACGACCACCTTTGAAGTCGCGGTTTGCTTTTTCAGCAAGTCCTTCTACCGTATCATTAGATGGATCTCCATTTGCAAAACGATCTGGCATGATTAAATAAATGGCATCGCTGGAGTCAAATCCTTTTCTTTCTTTACTATTTTGTTGTCTTTCTAATAAGTCATAAACAATAGCAATAGTATCACCTTCATTACAATCTTCTGTACATAAATTGATATTGTAACGATTAGGCTCGATACTCATATCAAAGGTTACAAATAGGTAATTTGGATTATCAGTCTTACGCACATTCAAAATTGTCAAGTCGCTTCTTACCTCATCAAATTTGGCAATATTTGGGCCATGAAACATAACTTCTACCTCGTTATGTTCCATCCCAGACCACCAAAATCTAGGTTCTATATGTTCTAAAGGTAGTTCTACCTCGGTGTATTGTGCTGTTACCGCTTTCGCGAAAGCGAGACTAAGAAGAATACTTAAAACTATAGTTATATGTTTTATCATGTATCTAAATTTTGATTTCGTTTTATAGCAAGAAAATCATATTTATTTTATTTCCACAATACTAATTCCAAAACCACCGCCAGGAGCCGTAAAAATCTTCAAATCAGATTTACTAGTGACCTTTTTAGTAGTGATTTTATAGGCTTGCGGATTAGTCTTATAATGAGCATCCTGAGCATCTGCATAGATCGTAGCTTTGTACTTTTTACCTTTTTCTAGAAAGTCTAAAGAAATTCTAGAAGTTCTCGCCCTAGTTCCGTTAGA is drawn from Nonlabens dokdonensis DSW-6 and contains these coding sequences:
- a CDS encoding alpha-amylase family glycosyl hydrolase, with the translated sequence MKKYILGLLTLTLIFACKEDKKETVELEETTEVAYTPIQDEDLENAIIYEANIRQYSPEGTFNEFTKDIPQLKELGVKVIWLMPIFPISEKNRKAHGDLLVEDIKDPKEREKYLGSYYAIANYEKVNPDLGTDADLMNLIKTAHDNGMYVILDWVANHTGWDNVWMKKYPDFYTKDENGKMMHPAGTDWTDTADLNYDNHDLWDAMTGAMTHWVTEFDIDGFRCDVAHEVPTEFWNYASENLQKQKPLFMLAESEKKDLFRQAFDMGYNWEGHHIMNELAQGKATVDKWDEYMQRNKENYEEDDILMNFITNHDENSWNGSVNERMGDKAQTMLAFSYVIPGMPLIYSGQEYDMDYRLKFFEKDTIPKTKGKTWDIMKKLGALKANNPALHGGKNAASYERLKTSDDSSIYAIKREKDGETIFYIANFSENRQNVKVEGLQGTVSDALRGGSTKFTEENRLDLPPYGYRILTLEK
- a CDS encoding alpha-amylase family glycosyl hydrolase, encoding MKNILILLIAILILSCDTKKEEELAKASVIQVMTTPIYENATGNTELIYADYLGDIKPDSISLNVGIAQREGVNIDSVFTFEVDEIEIGGAPFVTHITLWTKGIRNDIPVFRSTSKTIEIPYSGNFKNVRIKGEFTNWAPQDTEVVDGKIIYRATVPQGKFQYLFLEGGKEEKLTGNEPNVVSNGMGGFNRVIDNSRKANPAQLSYGEILDQGFTFQSTGELDNVVILYENQKIEAQKEGNTFTVQLPKVDFSDRISKTQLVRVYASDENGRTNDLLIPVQDSQVVKDPTKLARSDFHTQVLYFMMVDRFLDGDTSNTKPVPDPEILPAANYMGGDLAGVLEKINDGYFEEMGINTIWLSPITQNPEGAYGLWPEPRTKFSGYHGYWPISNTKVDYRFGDEKVMKEIIEEAHKRDMNVILDYVANHVHEEHPVYKNHPEWATNLYLEDGSLNTERWDDQRLTTWFDTFMPTLDFSKPEVVEKMTDSALYWVTEYKLDGFRHDATKHVPEEYWRTLTQKVRNNTDRPIYQIGETYGSYDLIRSYVSTGMLDAQFDFNQYDAAVSAFAKADSDYANLTETLKKGLEYYGHHHLMGNISGNQDRARFISYASGDVRFDEDAKKAGWTRDIVMSDSTAYDRLGMLQAFNMTMPGVPVIYYGDEYGSIGANDPDNRRMMKFDNLSDRETNLRELVQELVKLRRNSMSLLYGTTQVMSESNGILDIQRRYFGEQTTVFFNETGLILNMVANNERFRESGTAINAVVTDKNIQIKPGNFMILQMKDEKSEEKK
- a CDS encoding alpha-amylase family glycosyl hydrolase, producing the protein MIKHITIVLSILLSLAFAKAVTAQYTEVELPLEHIEPRFWWSGMEHNEVEVMFHGPNIAKFDEVRSDLTILNVRKTDNPNYLFVTFDMSIEPNRYNINLCTEDCNEGDTIAIVYDLLERQQNSKERKGFDSSDAIYLIMPDRFANGDPSNDTVEGLAEKANRDFKGGRHGGDIQGIIDHLDYIDDLGATAIWSTPLLEDNDARYSYHTYAQSDLYKIDPRYGTNEDYKRLGDELHKRDMKLIMDYVTNHWGATHWMMQDLPTKTWIHQFDDNEGKDFPVAGYANSSYRQTTQMDPNVSKRDAIYAEKGWFVSTMPDINQSEPLALNYLIQNTIWWIEYAGLDGLRVDTYSYNEKEGIAKWTKAIMDEYPNFNIVGETWLHDQAQIAYWQKDSKIAAIQDYNTHLPSVMDFTLHDAIMVAFNENEQGWDKGMSKVYENFVNDFLYPDIDNILVFAGNHDTNRINGNGLYNGDLAKYKLAMTLVLTTRGIPQIYYGDEIGMGGNRDTDGDGDIRRDFPGGWNGDVVNAFDKPSKEQKAYQDFTKKLLNYRRNKEVIHNGKLLQYVPENNCYVYFRYAHEELRSTGQVGLALHESRVMIIINNNTEQVTLDLNKFAEGIDGRKKGQDILTNELFDLTKNIKVKGKTSLVIDLDHRGSGPRWF